The Acidobacteriota bacterium genome has a segment encoding these proteins:
- a CDS encoding DUF2007 domain-containing protein — protein MFCPKCGGPFEDELGECPRCGAGPPSGRDPGAPLILVTVLTAADPLRLGLAKTLLSDAGVPFVVRNEGVQGLFGAGELGGFNVLVGPVEVQVKEKDADFAREVLGELAR, from the coding sequence GTGTTCTGTCCGAAATGCGGCGGTCCCTTCGAGGACGAGTTGGGCGAGTGCCCCCGGTGCGGCGCGGGGCCTCCTTCGGGCCGCGACCCCGGCGCGCCGCTGATCCTGGTGACGGTCCTCACGGCCGCGGATCCGCTTCGGCTCGGCCTGGCCAAGACGCTCCTCTCCGACGCGGGCGTGCCCTTCGTCGTCCGAAACGAGGGAGTGCAGGGCCTCTTCGGGGCGGGAGAGCTGGGCGGCTTCAACGTCCTCGTGGGGCCGGTGGAGGTTCAAGTGAAAGAAAAGGATGCGGACTTCGCTCGGGAGGTCTTGGGGGAACTGGCGCGTTAG